The following are encoded in a window of Amphibacillus xylanus NBRC 15112 genomic DNA:
- the opp4A gene encoding oligopeptide ABC transporter substrate-binding protein, whose product MIKNSMKKLSAVLLVGLVLILAACGEKADDQIFSIDDFDKIKTNEGEAIEGGTINYGLVTDSPFEGTLNYTFYSGNPDVEIIDWFDESLLAIDENYNFTQDGAATFEVNQEENSITFTIRDNVNWHDGKPVTAEDWVFSYEVIGHPEYDGVRYNSDFTIIQGMEAYHKGEADSISGIEIHDEKSFTITYDQFTPSLLASGVWTYAMPKHIFEDIPVAEMSSSDAVRRNPIGMGPFKVDSIVPGESVTLVKNEDYWRGEPNLDGVTIRVVNPNVVVQSVKNGEVDLVSSFPTDQYPDNKDLSNVQFLADVENAYTYIGFKLGKWDEEAGEVVMDPDMKMADVNLRRAMWYAVDNDTIGKQFYNGLRWNATTLIPPSHPDYHDGTIEAPLYDPEKANEILDEAGYIDVDGDGFREDRDGNKLVINFASMSGGDTAEPIARYYMQAWEAVGLNVQLLDGRLQEFNTFYDRVEADDPAIDIYQGAWGVASDVDPSGLYGRNAAFNFPRYTNEENDRLLAEGISEAAFDQEYRQNVYKEWQKLMVEEVPVFPTVYRAKLVPVNNRVLNYAVGFDSSTGIYRHELAVSQDEPVKAE is encoded by the coding sequence ATGATAAAAAACAGCATGAAAAAGCTTTCAGCCGTTCTTTTAGTAGGATTAGTATTAATTCTTGCTGCATGTGGTGAAAAAGCTGATGATCAGATTTTTTCTATCGATGATTTTGACAAGATAAAAACAAATGAAGGAGAGGCAATTGAAGGTGGTACAATCAATTATGGCCTTGTAACAGATTCTCCATTTGAAGGAACATTAAACTATACCTTCTATTCTGGAAATCCAGATGTTGAGATTATTGACTGGTTTGATGAATCACTTTTAGCGATTGATGAAAATTACAATTTCACTCAAGATGGCGCAGCAACTTTTGAGGTGAATCAAGAGGAAAACTCAATTACATTCACAATTAGAGATAATGTGAACTGGCATGATGGTAAGCCTGTAACAGCAGAAGACTGGGTATTTTCTTATGAAGTAATTGGTCACCCAGAGTATGATGGTGTTCGTTACAATTCTGATTTTACAATTATTCAAGGTATGGAAGCATACCATAAAGGTGAAGCAGATTCTATTTCAGGAATTGAAATTCACGATGAAAAGTCATTTACAATTACTTATGATCAATTTACACCTTCTTTATTAGCAAGTGGTGTTTGGACATATGCAATGCCTAAGCATATTTTTGAAGATATTCCAGTAGCAGAAATGTCTTCATCAGATGCAGTTCGTCGTAACCCAATCGGTATGGGACCATTTAAAGTAGACAGTATTGTACCAGGTGAATCGGTAACTTTAGTGAAAAACGAAGATTACTGGAGAGGTGAACCAAACCTTGATGGCGTAACGATTCGTGTTGTGAACCCGAACGTTGTTGTTCAATCTGTTAAAAATGGTGAAGTTGACTTAGTTTCTTCATTCCCTACTGATCAGTATCCAGATAATAAAGATTTATCTAACGTTCAGTTCTTAGCAGATGTTGAAAATGCTTATACGTATATTGGTTTTAAATTAGGAAAATGGGATGAAGAAGCTGGCGAAGTTGTTATGGACCCAGATATGAAGATGGCTGACGTAAACCTACGTCGTGCGATGTGGTATGCAGTTGATAATGATACAATCGGTAAACAGTTCTATAATGGTTTACGTTGGAATGCAACAACTCTAATTCCACCTTCACACCCAGATTATCATGATGGAACGATTGAAGCTCCACTTTATGATCCGGAAAAAGCAAATGAAATCTTAGATGAAGCAGGCTATATTGACGTTGACGGTGATGGTTTCCGTGAAGACCGCGATGGAAATAAATTAGTGATTAACTTTGCATCAATGTCAGGTGGAGATACAGCTGAACCAATCGCACGCTACTACATGCAAGCGTGGGAAGCAGTTGGACTAAATGTTCAATTACTAGATGGCCGTTTACAAGAATTTAATACATTCTATGACCGTGTAGAAGCTGATGATCCAGCTATTGACATTTACCAAGGTGCTTGGGGTGTTGCATCTGACGTTGACCCATCAGGATTATATGGCCGAAATGCTGCATTTAACTTCCCACGTTATACAAACGAAGAGAATGATCGTTTATTAGCTGAAGGTATTTCTGAAGCAGCTTTCGATCAAGAGTATCGTCAAAATGTTTATAAAGAATGGCAGAAGTTAATGGTAGAGGAAGTTCCAGTATTCCCAACAGTTTACCGAGCAAAACTTGTACCTGTTAATAACAGAGTATTAAACTATGCTGTTGGATTTGATTCATCAACTGGTATTTACCGTCATGAACTAGCTGTATCACAAGACGAGCCAGTTAAAGCAGAATAA